CGTGTACTTGATAATGGGGAAATGGCATTATAACCACTCCCAAGCCCCTTTACTTTCTTCGCCTTGTCGTCATCCTCATGGCCTAGAGGGGAAGGAGCATAAGAAAAATAAGGGATGATCCAGATCTATTCTCCCATCTATTGATAAACATGATTTATAAAACTAAAATCTAGCACTAGGCATGTATGTTGTACGAATGAGAAGGTGTTCAAGCCCCATTCCCCCTTCTCTTACAAAACTCGACGAAGAGAATAGGGAGATATGTgtcggagggagagagagagagagacgagagacaagagagagagagagagagagagagagagagagagagagagagagacgagagaGACGAGAACAAGGTATATGGGAAGAAGAGGAGAGTTGTATAATCTCAATATGTCAAAATATTGAGACATGTTCCTTGAGAGTTCTCTATGGTCACACCTCACCTAGTGAAAATAATCATGACGTTAACTGCATTGGTGATAATGTGATTAACATGAGAGTGAAATGCACCATATGTTCCAAAACTATTTTGAGTGACTCGTGTGGGTCCTAGCACTTTGATAATTGCCATCCATGCCACGAAAGTGTAAATAGTGAGCCAGTTCATCTATGTCCAAATCTGCCCGATGCTATTTGACTGTCCTAGCCGGTCAAGATGGAGAGGATGATGTGTGCAGTGATGAGAGGCGGTTCCTTATTTGGCTTGGTTGTGGAGACAAAGACACGACGTTTGGAGGTTGGAGTAAGATGTGATCATATTGTAATTCGAGGTAGCCAATGCCACGTGGTGTGCTTCCAACCTCAATTGCTTGCTACTCAACCCTTGTCCTCGAAGATGATGCACGCCTCCTTCTGCTCTTTGGTACGCATCAGTTCTTGTCGTGGTGACCTACTTGTACTATTAGGCTCCGACCACATCTACATCGACCTCTCTACTAGTCGTTCTAACTCCCCTTCAACTCCTCCTGCCCTCTCACGCTTGATTCCGCCGGGGCTTGTCCGCAAGCTCGATAGCCTAGCCCCACCACAATGACACTTTACACTTTCAGTAGACGCAAGGAAGCTCCCCACCAATGAGCCCCGTCACGCTCTAGAGAAACACACTTGATGATGACGCCATGAGGCGCTGCCCGAAAGACGCCTTACTTTAAGAGTGGACCTATGACAAGGATGTGGTCCCTCCTCGCATGTGCCACTCGTCCATTCTCCTAATCTTAAAActctaaactaaaaagcaaacccGATCACGAGCTCGATTCCTCGAGGAGGAAGAACACAAAGAGTATGAGAACGAAGAAATATATGAATGATTCTAAGGCTTCATTTGAGGTGACATATAACCAGAAGGTTGTTGCAAAAAAACAAATCAACCGAATTTGACAGAAATTATGTTGCCGATCCTCCTTTTGTCCGGTGTCGCCGGTCAACACGCCAGCTGAGACATTCAAATGGCACCGCGACAACTTTTGAACCTGAATGACTCAGATTACGCTATCAATGCCTAGATGATGATTTTCAAGGTTTCAAGATCTATGTGATAGAAATTCAAAATACTTTAGAGACATAGTACAATGCACTTCACTCTAAAGATTTTGACATAGTGTGAGGCCCCGAGGGCATAATTGTCTAGTCGAGTTCACAGTTTCTCAGATCAGATCCAAGCATCCAAGATCCAACGATCAGCAACTCCCACGGCTCCACGGATCTCCGACCTTTATCTCCCGATCTTTCACACGCCGGCAGCAGCGCCAGCAACACTTCCGGGGTCTCCCCATCATCTTCTCCGTCACACCTACCAGCAGAGGAGAGGGATCTCTCTCCCTCCGCCTCCCCATCCATGGCGGCGCCGAGCTGGATCCGGCTGCCGCGCGCCACCGTAATCCTGCTCCTGCTCGCCctccacctctccctctccctcgccgcccAGTTCGAGGGGTTCGACTCCGACGAgctcccctccgccgccgccgccgacgtcgcgTCCTCCGACGATGACGACGAGGGGCTCGACATCGACCTCCCGCCCCCTCCTCCCATCACCGTCTCCGTCTCCGCCCCTTCCCCTCCCGTGACCACCACCACCACTGCCGCAAACCCTAACCTCACCCCCAACCCCGCGGTCACGCCCCCGAATCCCACCCCCTCGCTCGACTTCTGGGACGAGGACGAGTTCGAGGGCATCCCCGTTCCAGAAGCGGCGGCCTCCGGCGACTCCTCCGCGCCGGCCGAGTCCGCCTCGTCAGATCCCTCCGCCGAGGAAGCGGCCGAGGCGGCGCCGGCCGCGCCGAGGGGCCccgcggagctcctccgcgcgttcGCCGTCGAGATCGCGTGCGTCAGCTTCCTGATCTGCTTCGTGCTCAACTACTTCACCGGGAAGCGGCAGAACGAGGCGATCGCGCTGGCCTGGGCCACCAAGTTCGCCACCAGGGACTCCATCTTCGACAAGAACTTCAGCCTCCTCGGCACCGGCGACGGGAAGGACACGCCGCTCCTGCTCAAGGAAGGGCAGGACGTGTTCAAGTTCTACGCCAGCGGCAGGCGCTTCTGCCAGGGGGTGCTCGCCACCATGGAGATGCGTGCGCGGCACGACCTGCTGTCCAAGCTGCTGGAGCTGGTCTTCCCCAGGAAGGACACCATCACTTTCGAGGTGGTGATGAACGAGGATGCCATGGATCACGTGATGGTGGCTGTGGCTAGGAAGAAGGCGGCCAAGGCGATGCAGAAGGAGGAGAGGGATCTGCAGAAGTTTGCCTCTGTTCTCGCTCCTGCATCCGCTGGGAAGAAGTGGGTTGCAGATGAGCTTGCAGTGGTGGCCGAGTCAAAGGAGGTTGCTGGGGATATGATCACTGAGGCTGTGCTGGATCAGGTGAGAGTTTAATTGCTTAGCTCCATTGAGAATTTGCATCTTATAGATACAGCTGAACTGGGTAACATAGTTTAAACAGGAACAGATATCCTGCTGATTTAGACTTTCTTTATGAAAGCATCATAGGTAATCTAAATTAGGATTGAGCTAGTATAACTTTTGAATTGTTTAAGAACAGACCAAAAGGAGAAAGGTTGATTTGAGAACCCAACACACTCTTGAATTATGATGTCATTAATCACAGATATTGGATTTGGATTATGCGTGAGATAACTTATAAATTACTGAATCGAGCTTTAACTTCCAGAGAGAATTAGCGTCAAACAATTCCCCATGTTTACAACTAATATTCCACGTGGGTAGCATCTTGTAAGATATTATAGTATTGGTGCTATATTATCAAGTGGCAACAAAAACTGCGTGTTTTTAAGCTAGCAAGTATCGACCTATCATGGCAATGTCTTTTACGTAAGATTTTATTTATTTTGGACATGCCATATTTGTCTGGGAATGGTTTTTCGAGCAGCTTTTGCACATATGCAGATGTTGTGCTGCATGATCAAACCTCATTTGGATATGGAAGGGATGTCTGGAGCCTTAAAGCCTAAAACTGTACCCCAACCACCATAACTTCTATGACTGAAGTAACTCCTCAGTTTTAATACATGAACAAAATTATGTGCATTGTGTAGCCATTCTGCTTGGAAACAGATGTTTTTGTAGTTTGCTTAGCTTAGTGTGGGATTTTTGTGTGTATAGGCTGGCCTTGGTATGGTCAGATTTATTGAAAAAGTAGATTTGATCTCAAACAGCAGGTACAATAAAAAGCAAGCTAGTTTTTGGCCCCTGATCTTGGTTGTAAGCATCCAGCCATGAGCATAAGCCTGCCTAAATGATCTTCCATAAAATCTGAAAAATATCGATGGACCCTACTACGAGGTTATTGACTTTAGTGTGACTTTACGATGATTGAGCAGTGTTACACAGTGCCCTACATCTATTTGATGTTCTCACTTTTTTTCTGCAGGTGCTTGGCGAGAAAGCTTTCGAGAAAATGGGGAAGTGGTTCATCTCACTTCATTTTTCAGATCAACTGGcaggctcttacaagaaagtcctCTCATTCAAGTTTGTGCTGCCAGATGCAAACAACATGGCTGATATGACAAAATTAGTTGCTCTTGTGCCATTCTACATTGATTTGGTTGGACGATACAAGCTGAGCTCACATGTAAGCACCGACCTTGTTTCTTCCTCTTGGTTCACAGGATTTTCAGTTATATTTTCTAAATCCTGCTATCCATGTTGAACTGTAGGCACGCTCAAAAACTGATGCTGCTAGGACGAAGGCCGCCCAGGAGGCTTTCAGGGAACTTCAGGGTGTCAGGCAGGAAACCCTGCTGaggaaaaaggccgaaaagaaaaaACTCATGGAAGAGGCAGAGGCCAAACTTAGCGCCGAGGTACTCCggaagaaagaagagaaagagCGGAATCGGCAGATGAAGAAGGGGGCGCCCAAAGTTAAAATGCTGCGCTCGTAATAACATCAAGAATCTGTCATAGTTATTGGCTTTGCTGTTCACTCGCTGATTAGCCTATCTATAGTTCAGCATCGGCTAGACTCTTTTATGTTCCAATTTTGGGCCATCAGATTTGCTGTTATGAGAATCAAGCGAAAGTAAGAGAAAAAGAAATGCTGACAAGATGCCCGGTCCAAGTGTTTTCGTCGCATGTTGGTGGTTCCGTCTATCTGATTCGGGTGCACAGCAGCTCATTTGTAAGAAAAAACTCAAGACACTTCCCTGATTTGCTGTGTAATAGTATGTTGATAGATCTGTGGTCAGAAACTACACTTGGCTTACATGGTTTCATGTTTAAGCCGGCTTGCTTGCTGTTAGCCTGTCAATGCTCACTTTACTCGTATCCTTTACCCCCACTGGCTGAATAATCGTGGCGGCATGTTTTATCTGTTTCAGTCTCTTGTGCTATGCCTAGAAATAATACAGTAGGAAAATAATTTGATGATGCTATACTGTGTTACTCCGTGCGTAAATAAGATCGTGGTTGATGCTATGCTATGCTCTGCTCTCCTTGTCTGTCTGCCGGCGGAGTGTCTGGCGTGGTGCTCTTGAGGCGTGCACTCTGTTCGCCACCGCTGGAGCATTCTAGGTCTGCTTCCCTCTCTGATAGTATAATCAGCCTCTTCGGCAGTTTCTTTGCATCAGCGGGCTTACAAAATGCGCAGGAGCTATGTTTTTTGACCAAACTTAGCATTACAGTACGGAACGTGTGCTAGATTCGTGGTTGATGGATGGCGGGTGGTTTCATTCTTCGGTGTCTTAGTCGTGATTGGGTGCTAAATCTGAAGTTTAATGGCGTGTTTAGGGTGTTGCCCTGGTGTGATTCGTTTAATAACAATGGCTTCATTCTTGGTGAGTCACTTTAgaagtccgcaaagctgcatattagCGATGGAATGGAGCTGCTTCGAACTGAGTGAGGAGGTGGtccatcttttttttctttggtggcTGCCGTGGTGGTGCCGAAGACACGTGACAGACGCTGGTGTCAAGCTTAAAATGTTCTACCATTTTTTTAGTTTTATCATGTCGGTCCTTACATGACTTACATGACTTGTACTTCGAACTTACGATATAAATGAGTATTACGATGAAAAAAAACGTGCAGTAGATCTGACGAGGGCATACTAGGGAAAGCATCAAAGCTGTACACCGCGCAACGGGGAAATCGGCAGAAGAAAAACGCGACTCACCTCCCTCTGCGGCCGCGCGCGATCCAATGGAGGGGGTGCAGGCGGCCGTGACGGCGCACCTGGACCAGGTGTCGGGCCTCGTCCAGGCGCTCTCCTCCGAGCTCCGCAGCGGGATcggccccgccgccgacagcctgcTCGCCTTCGTCCGCGCCGTCGACTGGACGGTACCCCGCGAGAAATTCCCCCTCCCTTTCTCCCCGTCTATCTTTCCTTTGGAGCTAACTAACGATTCGCGTCGCCGCGTGTCCAGGAGCCATGGCTGCTGTGCTTGATGGCGTTCCACGCGGGCCTGCTGCTGACGGCCGTCGGGCTGAGGAGGAATGCCAACCTgcagttcttcttcttgtttcTTGCTTGTGAGTTCTCATCTCTGGGACGGGACAGACACAGTATAGTAAATTTTGCCGGGAGTGTAAGTGGGGCTATGATTTTATCTTTATGAGTTCCAACTTCTAACCACAGCAGCTTTTGTCCAATTTTACTTCTAGTTGTGTTTCATACATCACTAGGGAAGTAATATGTAGTCCAGTTATTTGCGCAATCCATTTTGTATAACTCAATTCTTGGTATAAGATTGAAAACTGAAGATAAAAATGAGTATGTGGAGGTTTTCAATTAGGGCATGATCCACTAGTTGGCTGATTGCAGGCAGCAATATCACTGGTCTAGGTGTATCTCGCTACCTTCGGCACATAACTGAATGCCAGCTTTCTGCTGCCATAGATTTCTCGAATACTTGTGCTACCATAGATGTCGTATTGTATTGCCATTCTAGTTCTTGCCCGAATAGTTAAGGTTTGACAAAATTGCGACATTGCCTTATCTAAGATTCGATGCCTTGGCACGAAGATTAAACATTCAGAATATCGTAATGAATTGAAGGGCATTGAATGGGGACGATGTGGGAAATTTAGCTTGTTACAGTAGACCATATAATGTGTGAAAGAAAAGTGCAAGGCTAGAACAGCTTATAGTATGACGCAGAGAAAGCATGCTATAAGCTAACAGTTTTAGTGACTTGGGAAAAATTCCGTGGAATTGTAGTTGTCAGCGTGTGCACCTCAAATGTGGTTTAATTTTTTTTGTACAGCTTTAAGCCATAATTTGCAACACAAGTAATTTCTAGTGTTTTGAGAAGGACCAAATGAAGCCGATACATCAGGTTGCAATAAGATCTCAAGGGCAGGCACCTGGCCGTTTGATCTACTGACATTCTGATTGGTTCCACGGTTTCCTGTTTGCAGATTCAGGGGTGTATCTAGCTGAAAAGATAAACATCTACCTAGCAGAGCACTGGAAGATCTTCGCCAGCCGGAATTACTTTGACCGCGCTGGAGTTTTCGTCTCCGTTGTTTGGTCCGGCCCCCTTGTCTTCATATCTATCGTCACCGTGGTTAGTAAAAGACCTTACACGTTCCGAAGCAAACCTTTTCGTCAATTAGATTCTGCAATCAATTTGCGGTTCAGCTTTGTTTACAATCCAAATCTTTCTGACGGTTCCAGGTTAGCTCTCTTATTACACTGTGCCAGTTAATGGTGAAATGGAAGAGAGCAGAACTAAGGCATCGGGCTCGTCTTGCTCGTGACAAGGAGGAATGATTTCATATCCTATTTTGGAAGAAGGGAACAGAGTGTTGAATTGTTGACCTTAGTCAGTGCTTGGATCTTAGAGGGATGCGCAGTTACCAAGTACCGTAAATGCTTCATCTGCTATCAGCATAGCATGTAATCTTCAGCTGCTCTTTCTTAGTAGTGTATTTCTATTATTCTCTGGGTCATCAACTTCGGTAATGGTTAGGTATGCAGAAAACTAGATAGATGTTGTATCTGGCTCCATCCTGTTTTATTTGTAGCTAACCTGACGATGTAAGTTTGTTTGATATTCGCTANNNNNNNNNNNNNNNNNNNNNNNNNNNNNNNNNNNNNNNNNNNNNNNNNNNNNNNNNNNNNNNNNNNNNNNNNNNNNNNNNNNNNNNNNNNNNNNNNNNNNNNNNNNNNNNNNNNNNNNNNNNNNNNNNNNNNNNNNNNNNNNNNNNNNNNNNNNNNNNNNNNNNNNNNNNNNNNNNNNNNNNNNNNNNNNNNNNNNNNNNNCCAGTGCAAAGGTTATTTTCTGTAGCGAGATGAGTGATAaatatcatatactccctccgtaaagaaatataagagcatttagatcactactttagtgacctaaacgcttttatatatttttacagagggagtagatatAAGTACGTATAATATAAGAAGCTCAGAATAGGAGAAAAAACACACACCAGAACAAGCAAAATGCAGGGAGGTCTTTACTACTACTTCTGCTCCTAAATGTTTAAACTGCTTTAGGAACAGAGGGTGCAATTCCTAAAACAGGAACTTGGAGAAGTAGCATGTCAACTTGACCTTTTATTATTTCCTTTCAGCACTGATGGACAAATATGTGCATCAGTGGTTATTGCCAGAATTTTACATATTACAAGCGAAACAAATTTGTTTAGGCAGAAACATCACAATTTCTTTAGCCTCTTAACAACCGCTTGGCCGGCAAAGAATTCCTGAACTTCTTCCTATACAAGAAAAAACCTAGGGCACCGAGCAAGGGCCAAGATGTTACCACAGCAATGTAAGCCAGCCACCAGACCGACCTCC
The sequence above is a segment of the Triticum dicoccoides isolate Atlit2015 ecotype Zavitan chromosome 1A, WEW_v2.0, whole genome shotgun sequence genome. Coding sequences within it:
- the LOC119280734 gene encoding transmembrane protein 18-like, giving the protein MEGVQAAVTAHLDQVSGLVQALSSELRSGIGPAADSLLAFVRAVDWTEPWLLCLMAFHAGLLLTAVGLRRNANLQFFFLFLAYSGVYLAEKINIYLAEHWKIFASRNYFDRAGVFVSVVWSGPLVFISIVTVVSSLITLCQLMVKWKRAELRHRARLARDKEE
- the LOC119280722 gene encoding uncharacterized protein At5g49945-like gives rise to the protein MAAPSWIRLPRATVILLLLALHLSLSLAAQFEGFDSDELPSAAAADVASSDDDDEGLDIDLPPPPPITVSVSAPSPPVTTTTTAANPNLTPNPAVTPPNPTPSLDFWDEDEFEGIPVPEAAASGDSSAPAESASSDPSAEEAAEAAPAAPRGPAELLRAFAVEIACVSFLICFVLNYFTGKRQNEAIALAWATKFATRDSIFDKNFSLLGTGDGKDTPLLLKEGQDVFKFYASGRRFCQGVLATMEMRARHDLLSKLLELVFPRKDTITFEVVMNEDAMDHVMVAVARKKAAKAMQKEERDLQKFASVLAPASAGKKWVADELAVVAESKEVAGDMITEAVLDQVLGEKAFEKMGKWFISLHFSDQLAGSYKKVLSFKFVLPDANNMADMTKLVALVPFYIDLVGRYKLSSHARSKTDAARTKAAQEAFRELQGVRQETLLRKKAEKKKLMEEAEAKLSAEVLRKKEEKERNRQMKKGAPKVKMLRS